In one window of Kitasatospora sp. MMS16-BH015 DNA:
- a CDS encoding L-fuconate dehydratase, with amino-acid sequence MSATTARITAVETHDLRFPTSRELDGSDAMNPSPDYSAAYLVLRTSDDGPEGHGFTFTIGRGNEVQVAAIDTLRAHVVGRSVAGLCADPGSLYRDLIGDSQLRWLGPEKGVLHMAVGAVVNAVWDLAAKRAGRPLWQLLAEADPAWLVSQIDFRYLSDALTPEEALALLTRGRRGAEQRTAELLRRGYPAYTTSPGWLGYSDEKLTRLAVQAVADGFTQIKLKVGADLADDLRRCRAARAAVGPGIRLAVDANQRWDVAQAIEWTNALAEFDPYWIEEPTSPDDVLGHAAIRAGVGPVKVATGEHVQNRIVFKQLLQAGAIDILQLDAARVGGVNENLAVLLLAAKFGVPVCPHAGGVGLCELVQHLSMFDFLALSGSTEDRMIEYVDHLHEHFLDPVVVEAGHYRAPTRPGFSAEIHRSTIDTYRYPDGSFWAADLARTEQPA; translated from the coding sequence TTGTCCGCAACCACCGCGCGGATCACCGCCGTCGAGACCCACGACCTTCGCTTCCCCACCTCGCGGGAGCTGGACGGGTCCGACGCGATGAACCCCTCCCCCGACTACTCCGCCGCCTACCTGGTGCTCCGCACCTCGGACGACGGGCCCGAGGGCCACGGCTTCACCTTCACCATCGGTCGTGGCAACGAGGTGCAGGTCGCCGCGATCGACACCCTGCGCGCCCACGTGGTCGGCCGCTCCGTCGCCGGGCTCTGCGCCGACCCGGGCTCGCTCTACCGCGACCTGATCGGCGACAGCCAACTGCGCTGGCTGGGCCCGGAGAAGGGCGTGCTGCACATGGCCGTCGGCGCCGTGGTCAACGCCGTCTGGGACCTGGCCGCCAAGCGCGCGGGCCGGCCGCTCTGGCAGCTGCTCGCCGAGGCCGATCCGGCCTGGCTGGTCTCCCAGATCGACTTCCGCTACCTCAGCGACGCGCTCACCCCGGAGGAGGCGCTGGCCCTGCTCACCCGGGGCAGACGGGGGGCCGAGCAGCGCACGGCCGAGCTGCTGCGCCGGGGCTACCCCGCGTACACCACCTCCCCCGGCTGGCTCGGCTACTCGGACGAGAAGCTCACCCGCCTGGCCGTGCAGGCCGTGGCCGACGGCTTCACCCAGATCAAGCTCAAGGTCGGCGCCGACCTGGCGGACGACCTCCGCCGCTGCCGGGCCGCCCGGGCGGCCGTCGGGCCGGGCATCCGGCTGGCGGTGGACGCCAACCAGCGCTGGGACGTGGCCCAGGCGATCGAGTGGACCAACGCGCTGGCCGAGTTCGACCCGTACTGGATCGAGGAGCCCACCAGCCCGGACGACGTCCTTGGCCACGCCGCCATCCGGGCCGGCGTGGGCCCGGTCAAGGTGGCCACCGGCGAGCACGTGCAGAACCGCATCGTCTTCAAGCAGCTGCTCCAGGCCGGGGCCATCGACATCCTCCAGCTGGACGCCGCCCGGGTCGGCGGGGTCAACGAGAACCTCGCCGTCCTGCTGCTGGCCGCCAAGTTCGGCGTGCCCGTCTGCCCGCACGCCGGCGGGGTCGGTCTCTGCGAACTCGTCCAGCACCTCTCGATGTTCGACTTCCTCGCGCTCTCCGGCTCCACCGAGGACCGGATGATCGAGTACGTCGACCACCTGCACGAGCACTTCCTCGACCCCGTGGTGGTCGAGGCCGGCCACTACCGGGCGCCCACCCGGCCCGGCTTCTCCGCCGAGATCCACCGGTCCACCATCGACACGTACCGTTACCCCGACGGCTCCTTCTGGGCAGCCGACCTGGCCAGGACGGAGCAGCCCGCATGA
- a CDS encoding fumarylacetoacetate hydrolase family protein gives MKLLRIGAPGAETPALLAADGTSYDLTALTPDIDGPFLASGGLDRVRRALAEGRLPRLEAAQDRIGPPIARPGKIVCIGLNYRDHAAETGAAVPERPVVFLKDPATVVGPYDQVLIPRGSVKTDWEVELAVVIGRRARYLETEAEALACIAGYTISHDVSEREFQLEYSAQWDLGKSCETFNPLGPWLVTPEEAGDPQRLGLRLSVNGEKRQDGTTSNMLFEVTHLVRYLSAYMVLNPGDVINTGTPAGVALGLPGTPYLRAGDTVELSVDGLGTQRQTFVDA, from the coding sequence GTGAAGCTGCTGCGCATCGGAGCCCCCGGAGCGGAGACACCAGCCCTCCTCGCGGCGGACGGGACCAGCTACGACCTCACCGCCCTCACCCCCGACATCGACGGCCCGTTCCTGGCCTCCGGCGGGCTCGACCGCGTCCGCCGCGCCCTCGCCGAGGGCCGCCTCCCTCGCCTGGAAGCGGCGCAGGACCGGATCGGCCCGCCGATCGCCCGGCCGGGCAAGATCGTCTGCATCGGCCTCAACTACCGCGACCACGCCGCCGAGACCGGCGCCGCCGTGCCGGAGCGGCCGGTGGTGTTCCTCAAGGACCCCGCCACCGTGGTCGGCCCGTACGACCAGGTGCTGATCCCCCGGGGCTCGGTGAAGACCGACTGGGAGGTCGAACTCGCCGTGGTGATCGGCCGTCGGGCCCGCTACCTGGAGACGGAGGCGGAGGCGCTGGCCTGCATCGCCGGCTACACGATCAGCCACGACGTCTCCGAGCGCGAGTTCCAGCTGGAGTACTCGGCGCAGTGGGACCTCGGCAAGTCCTGCGAGACCTTCAACCCGCTCGGCCCCTGGCTGGTCACCCCCGAGGAGGCCGGCGACCCGCAGCGGCTCGGCCTGCGCCTGTCCGTCAACGGCGAGAAGCGCCAGGACGGCACCACCTCGAACATGCTCTTCGAGGTCACCCACCTCGTCCGCTACCTGAGCGCGTACATGGTGCTCAACCCCGGCGACGTGATCAACACCGGCACCCCGGCCGGGGTGGCCCTCGGCCTGCCCGGCACCCCGTACCTGCGCGCGGGCGACACCGTGGAGCTGTCCGTCGACGGCCTCGGCACCCAGCGCCAGACCTTCGTCGACGCGTGA
- a CDS encoding sugar ABC transporter substrate-binding protein, translated as MTSRTPRILAAALVVVLAGAATACNRGSGASAAAGGKPAIGIDLPRADSDFWNSYAQYVKQQTATQGLHTLPVSNSQNDVTKLVANVQVFQNTGAKAVVIAPQDTGAIASTLDQLAAKKIPVVTVDTRPDKGSVFMVVRADNKAYGTKACEFLGRRLGGKGKVAELQGALSSINGRDRSEAFAACMKAEYPGIEVIELATDWKGDVASAKLQSTLAAAPDLGGVYLQAGGVFLQPTLALLQQKGLLKPAGQPGHIAIVSNDGIPQEFDAIRKGEIDATVSQPADLYAKYALFYAEAAAEGRTFQPGPTDHGSTVIQLPNGLEDQLPAPLVTRENVDDTTLWGNSVGH; from the coding sequence ATGACGTCCCGCACCCCGAGAATCCTGGCCGCAGCCCTGGTGGTCGTCCTGGCGGGCGCCGCCACGGCCTGCAACCGCGGCAGCGGTGCGAGCGCCGCCGCCGGCGGCAAGCCCGCGATCGGCATCGACCTGCCCCGGGCGGACTCCGACTTCTGGAACTCCTACGCCCAGTACGTGAAGCAGCAGACGGCCACCCAGGGCCTGCACACCCTCCCGGTGAGCAACTCGCAGAACGACGTGACCAAGCTGGTGGCCAACGTCCAGGTCTTCCAGAACACCGGGGCCAAGGCCGTGGTGATAGCCCCGCAGGACACCGGCGCCATCGCCTCCACCCTCGACCAGCTCGCCGCCAAGAAGATCCCGGTGGTCACCGTGGACACCCGCCCCGACAAGGGCAGCGTCTTCATGGTGGTACGCGCCGACAACAAGGCGTACGGCACCAAGGCCTGCGAGTTCCTCGGCAGGCGGCTGGGCGGCAAGGGCAAGGTGGCCGAGCTGCAGGGCGCGCTGAGCTCGATCAACGGCCGCGACCGCTCCGAGGCCTTCGCCGCCTGCATGAAGGCGGAGTACCCCGGCATCGAGGTGATCGAGCTGGCCACGGACTGGAAGGGCGACGTGGCCTCCGCCAAGCTCCAGTCCACGCTGGCCGCCGCCCCCGACCTCGGCGGCGTCTACCTGCAGGCCGGCGGGGTCTTCCTCCAGCCCACCCTGGCCCTGCTCCAGCAGAAGGGCCTGCTCAAGCCGGCCGGGCAGCCCGGGCACATCGCGATCGTCTCCAACGACGGCATCCCGCAGGAGTTCGACGCGATCCGCAAGGGCGAGATCGACGCCACCGTCTCCCAGCCCGCCGACCTCTACGCCAAGTACGCCCTCTTCTACGCCGAGGCCGCCGCCGAGGGCAGGACCTTCCAGCCCGGCCCCACCGACCACGGTTCGACCGTCATCCAGCTCCCCAACGGCCTGGAGGACCAGCTCCCCGCGCCCCTGGTCACCAGGGAGAACGTGGACGACACGACCCTCTGGGGCAACAGCGTCGGCCACTAG
- a CDS encoding sugar ABC transporter ATP-binding protein, with protein sequence MADPSPLVEAEGISKRFGATVALNDARISVAPGESHALVGRNGAGKSTLVSILTGLQQPDTGTLRFGGEPAPAPGDTAAWRARVACVYQRSTVIPALSVAENLFLNRHSLDRQSTGPLRPIGWKQLRRRAGELLAEYGVEVDPGARAERLTVEQRQFVEIARALSFGARFIILDEPTAKLDARGIGRLFDRLRELQRQGVAFLFISHHLQEVYELCATVTVYRDARHVVTAPVAELDQQALVEAMTGEGSAGPARAVAGRAPARGAELLAVSGLGLAGAFTDCSLTARAGEVVGLAGSAASGNVRLGETLAGLHRPQTGTVTVAGQPVRTGRVPAALAAGIGFVPEDRHLQGLVPQRSVAENATLTATDQLGPLGVVLPARTRAFAQRMITGLDIKTPAPSTPVSALSGGNQQKVVIARALATEPHVLVAIRPTNGVDVKSKEALLGTVRQVADAGRSALIVSDELDDLRVCDRVLAMCHGRVVAEFEAGWSDEQLVAAMEGMATGTQGQAAVMEGKATGTQGKATGTHGPVSAVAGPTGSTDTKESDVSHH encoded by the coding sequence ATGGCGGACCCCAGCCCCCTCGTCGAGGCCGAGGGGATCAGCAAGCGCTTCGGCGCCACCGTCGCCCTCAACGACGCCCGCATCTCGGTGGCCCCGGGCGAGTCGCACGCCCTGGTGGGGCGCAACGGCGCGGGCAAGTCCACCCTCGTCTCGATCCTCACCGGGCTGCAGCAGCCCGACACCGGCACCCTGCGCTTCGGCGGCGAGCCGGCCCCCGCCCCCGGCGACACCGCGGCCTGGCGAGCCCGGGTCGCCTGCGTCTACCAGCGCTCCACCGTCATCCCCGCCCTCAGCGTCGCCGAGAACCTGTTTTTGAACAGGCACAGCCTCGACCGCCAGAGCACCGGCCCGCTGCGCCCGATCGGCTGGAAGCAGCTGCGCCGCCGGGCCGGCGAGCTGCTCGCCGAGTACGGGGTGGAGGTCGACCCGGGGGCCCGGGCGGAGCGCCTGACGGTCGAACAGCGCCAGTTCGTGGAGATCGCCCGGGCGCTCTCCTTCGGGGCCCGGTTCATCATCCTGGACGAGCCCACCGCCAAGCTGGACGCCCGGGGCATCGGGCGGCTCTTCGACCGGCTGCGCGAGCTCCAACGGCAAGGCGTGGCCTTCCTCTTCATCTCGCACCACCTCCAGGAGGTCTACGAGCTCTGCGCCACCGTGACGGTCTACCGGGACGCCCGGCACGTGGTCACCGCACCGGTCGCCGAGCTCGACCAGCAGGCCCTGGTGGAGGCGATGACCGGGGAGGGCTCGGCCGGGCCCGCCCGGGCCGTGGCCGGCCGGGCCCCCGCCCGGGGCGCCGAGCTGCTGGCGGTGAGTGGGCTCGGCCTCGCCGGGGCCTTCACCGACTGCTCGCTCACCGCCCGGGCCGGCGAGGTGGTGGGCCTCGCCGGTTCGGCGGCCAGCGGCAACGTCCGGCTCGGCGAGACCCTGGCCGGGCTGCACCGGCCGCAGACCGGCACGGTCACCGTCGCCGGGCAGCCCGTCCGCACCGGCCGGGTGCCCGCGGCGCTGGCCGCCGGGATCGGGTTCGTGCCCGAGGACCGGCACCTCCAGGGCCTGGTCCCGCAGCGCAGCGTGGCCGAGAACGCCACCCTGACCGCCACCGACCAGCTCGGCCCGCTCGGGGTCGTGCTGCCCGCACGCACCAGGGCCTTCGCCCAGCGGATGATCACCGGGCTGGACATCAAGACCCCCGCGCCGAGCACCCCGGTCTCCGCGCTCTCCGGCGGCAACCAGCAGAAGGTGGTCATCGCCCGCGCACTGGCCACCGAGCCGCACGTGCTGGTCGCCATCCGTCCCACCAACGGCGTGGACGTCAAGTCCAAGGAGGCCCTGCTCGGCACCGTCCGCCAGGTCGCGGACGCCGGGCGTAGCGCGCTGATCGTCTCCGACGAGCTGGACGACCTGCGGGTCTGCGACCGGGTGCTGGCGATGTGCCACGGCCGGGTGGTCGCCGAGTTCGAAGCCGGCTGGAGCGACGAACAGCTGGTCGCGGCCATGGAGGGCATGGCCACCGGTACGCAGGGCCAGGCCGCCGTCATGGAGGGCAAGGCCACCGGTACGCAGGGCAAGGCCACCGGCACACACGGCCCGGTCTCGGCGGTTGCGGGCCCGACCGGCTCCACCGACACGAAGGAATCCGATGTCTCCCACCACTGA